The genomic region TATTTTAATATAATTTTCCAAAATTGTCAATATTTAAATTTTAACTTTAATAAATGTCATATTTATTTTATCAACAATTTCCAATATTTTCTTACCTATTAAAAAATTAAAAACAAAACCCACCAGTTATAAATAACCAGTGGGCAAAGGTAGGAGGAGATTAATTCAAGCCGACTATCTTTGACGGCTAAAAATCAAGAAAAAAATGATTATAGCCAATAAAACAGTCCAGTCTTGATTAATCATCTTGACCACCCCCAATCTATATGCTTTGTTGTCGTTTAAGTTTGCGGATCTTAATCGACAGAATATTATATCATAAAAAAAGCCGAATAGAAATTCGGCTGATTTTTTTGTATAATATATTTATGATAAACATTACACAAAATAAACTGAAATATATTTTCAGTAACAACAATATTTTACTAGATTCCTTAAAATTTTGCAAGAAAAATAATATTGGCGACAGTCACCTTGAACATATTAAACTTTCCATTGATAAATTTCTTGCCTGCAGGGATATTTCAAAAGGTTTTGTCAAGTTCAAATGTCCTCACTGTCCCGTTACACACCTGTTCCCTATTACTTGTAAGTCTAAGCTCTGTCCTTCTTGTGGTTACAAGTACTCTAGGACATGGACTGAAAATATTCAA from Leptotrichia trevisanii DSM 22070 harbors:
- a CDS encoding transposase zinc-binding domain-containing protein; protein product: MINITQNKLKYIFSNNNILLDSLKFCKKNNIGDSHLEHIKLSIDKFLACRDISKGFVKFKCPHCPVTHLFPITCKSKLCPSCGYKYSRTWTENIQ